Proteins from one Ranitomeya variabilis isolate aRanVar5 chromosome 1, aRanVar5.hap1, whole genome shotgun sequence genomic window:
- the LOC143782618 gene encoding protein kinase C delta type-like, which yields MTLILHSVLSIRFYTAEMVSGLQFLHGHNIVHRDIKPDNIMLDADGHIRIIDLGLAQDGVSSSKNISGVLGTFHYMAPEVHRRKRYGAAVDWWSLGIVVSRMAAGRYPFYNGPVKQMAFKSIINEKPKFSTWLDADVKHLIKKLLRKDPQTRLGVSGNIREHPFFTTIGWEDLEERRVEPPFTPFRPVLENHHLQWPEHTVLHPVAGFTYVSPSWTRWMKRSGL from the exons atgacattgattctgcactctgttctctccatcagattctacacagcagagatggtaagtggcctccagttcctccacggacacaacatcgtccaccg tgacataaagccggataacatcatgttggatgcagatggccacatccgtatcatcgaccttgggcttgcccaagatggcgtctcctcctccaaaaacatctctggagtgctgggcactttccattacatggcccctgaggtgcatcgtagaaaacggtatggcgcagcagtggactggtggagcctgggaattgtggtgtccaggatggcagcagggcgatatccattttacaacggccccgtcaagcaaatggctttcaaatccatcatcaacgagaagccaaaattttcaacttggcttgatgctgacgtgaaacatctcatcaagaagctgctgcgcaaagaccctcagacacgcctgggtgtgagcgggaatatcagagagcatccattctttaccaccatcggctgggaggatctggaggaaaggagagtagagccaccatttacaccattcaggccagttctggagaaccaccatctgcagtggccggagcacacagtccttcaccccgtggccggatttacgtacgtgtcaccaagctggacccg gtggatgaaaagatctggactgtga